Part of the Ignatzschineria larvae DSM 13226 genome, GTGGGGTTAAACCGCTTATCATTACCAATGATATCGTCACTACCGAAGATGCTAAGCAGGTAAAACGGACGTTGAAAGGGATTTTAGATGAAGAGAAGATCCTCGGCGTTGAAACAGGTGCGTGCCCTCATACAGCAGTCAGAGAAGATCCGAGTATGAATATTGCCGCAGTTGAGGAGATGGAAGAACGTTTCCCGGATAGCGATGTCATTATGATCGAAAGCGGTGGTGACAATCTAACATTAACCTTTAGTCCGGCATTAGCGGATTTCTATATCTATGTGATTGATGTGGCTGAAGGGGAGAAGATTCCTCGGAAAAATGGCCCTGGCTTAGTGCAAGCAGATATCCTCGTGATCAATAAGATTGATCTTGCCCCTTATGTCGGCGCAAGTTTAGAGGTGATGGAGCACGATACGAAAGTGGTGCGAGGGGATCGTCCTTATATCTTAACTAATTGTAAAACCGGAGAAGGTGTTACGGAATTGGTGGATATGATTATGGAAAAATTCCTCTTCACCCATCCGGCAAGTCAAGGTTAATTGAGGACGATTGTTAGATGTTATTAGATATTGTGGAATATCGTTAGAGATCATTTATGAATGGCTAAGGGGATAGATTGAGAGTGTAGATCATCCCCAATAACCCATTGTGTCATTGAGGTAGGAATAAGAGAGATGAGTCAAATCAGAGCAGAGATTGCCCAAATTCCATCACGATTAAAAGCACATCGTTTAGGGCTACAAGCGCGAGAGATGGCACCCTATCAAAGTGAGCCACCCCAAATGCCGAGTGGTTCTGTGGGGAAGAGTGGTTATCTGAAGTTGCGGTTTGCCGAAGGCGCTTATCGCAGCGAGTTAGTGGAGATGGAGCGGCGTGTTCCGTCACTAGCACAAAAAGCGCTCTATTGGGATGAGCTCATGCCACAGCTTCCTTGTGTCACGATGATCTCTACTTCCGGCGGATTACTGCAAGGGGATCGGCAAGCGCTCGATATCATTGTCGAGGAGGATGCCTGTGGTCACGTGACCACTCAATCAGCCACTAAGATTCATATGATGGATACCAACTATGCCACGCAATATCAGCGAATTGTTGTGAAAGCAGGAGGGTATTTAGAGTATCTACCGGATCCGATTATTCCGCATCGCCACGCGCGCTTTATCACAGATACCGAGATTTTGATCGATCCTACGGCGACGATGATCTATTCAGAAATCTTAATGTCAGGGCGGAAGCATCATCATCCTGATGAGCAGTTTGGCTTTGATATCTTCTCTTCAACCATTCGCGCTACTCGAATGGATACCGCTCGAATGAATGCCGCTCGAATGAATGCAAGGGGCACTGAAGAGGCCGACAATGGAGGCGTAGATCACGATAAGGATTCATATCAAATGCAAGAACAGACTCATCTCACAGGCAGTGCGGATGAGCTTTTTGTGGAGAAATATATTTTAGAGCCCCATAAATCCTCTCTCACAGAAGTCGCGGTAATGGGGGGATTTGAGATCTTTGGCAATGTCATTCTCTTAACGCCGAAAGAGCAGCACGCGGATATTTTAGCGCGCATTGAAGCACATTATGATGCCGATGAGAAGCTTGCTTATGGGGCAACTTTACTCCCTAATGATGCCGGGATTATCTTTAAAGTATTAGGAAATGATAGTACTGATGTCAAAATGGTGATTCGAGATTTCTGGAAAATTGCTCGGGAAGAGATCTTAGGAATCTCCGTACCGGAGCCCTTTTTATGGCGGTAGATATTGGAAGATGGCCATTGGAAGATCGCCATTGGAAGATCGCTATTGAAAGTTGTGAAATGGGTAGAGATATTAGGAGTGTTCTGCAGGAGTGGGGCAAATTGAGATGGCAGTTGATCACGTAAGGAGAGTGGTCAATTGCGGTAAATATTAGATAAATAAGGATTAGATAAATAAGGCTGATCTTTTTTATCTTCTTTGAGGAAAGAATCGTATGGCTAACTCATCTTTTGTCACAAATTCGGCGTGGAAACAGCTCGCCAATCAAAACCCCTTAGTAGAATTTGTCGATGTCGTGCTACGAGGTTACTCGCAGGTGATGTTCCAAAATAATGCACTGACTGGGTTACTCTTCTTTATTGCAATCGGCTTCGGTTCCTATTTTGAAGGAATGCCGCAAGTAGCGATTGGTTGTCTATTAGGGACCATTGTCGCCACAA contains:
- the ureG gene encoding urease accessory protein UreG, producing MKKMTRIGIGGPVGSGKTAIIEVITPILIERGVKPLIITNDIVTTEDAKQVKRTLKGILDEEKILGVETGACPHTAVREDPSMNIAAVEEMEERFPDSDVIMIESGGDNLTLTFSPALADFYIYVIDVAEGEKIPRKNGPGLVQADILVINKIDLAPYVGASLEVMEHDTKVVRGDRPYILTNCKTGEGVTELVDMIMEKFLFTHPASQG